GCGGCAGTCGGGCGCCGTCGGGCAGCCGCGGGACCGGCCGCGCCGCCATGGCGCGGGCGAGCACGTCCGCCTGCGCGCGCACCGTCATGGCCCGGTACAGGTCGGCCACGTCGAGGTCGAGCCCCGACGCCTCGACCAGCCGCGGCGCCAGCCGGGTCATCATGAGCGAGTGCCCGCCGACGCGGAAGAAGTCGTCGTCCGGGCCGATGCCGTCGGCGACGCCGAGGACCTGGCGCCAGGCGTCGCGCACGATGCGCTGGAGCGGGGTCAGCGGCCGAGGACCGGCGGGGGCGAGCGTCCAGTCCGGCTCCGGCAGCCGGGCCCGGTCGATCTTGCCGCTGGAGGTGCGCGGCAGGGCCGCCACTTCGGTGACGACGGTCGGGACCAGCGACGGCGGCAGGTGGTCGCGCACGTGCGCCGCGAGGTCGTCGACCGACCCGTCCGGGGTGGTGACCACGTAGGCCGCCAGCCGCGCGGCGCCGGACTGGTCGACGACGGCCCGCACCGCCGCGTCGACCACGCCGGGGTGGGTGAGCACGGCGGCCTCCACCTCGCCCGGCTCGATGCGGATGCCGTTGACCTTCACCTGCGCGTCGGCCCGCCCGACGAATTCGAGGCTGCCGTCGGGCCGCTCGCGCGCCAGGTCGCCGGTCCGGTACATCCGGGCGCCGGCCGGGCCGGTGACGTCGGGCAGGAAGCGTTGCGCCGTCAGGGCGGGGTCGCCCCGGTAGCCCCGGCCGACGCCGACGCCGCACACGTGCAGTTCGGCGACCTCGCCGGTCGCCGCCGGTCGACCGTCCGGGGTCAGCAGCAGGCAGCGCACGTCGTCGACGGGCCGGCCGATCGGCACGGTTCCGGTGTGCTGTGCCGGGTCGAACCGCCCGGCGGCCACGTCGATCGAGCACTCCGCCGGGCCGTACAGGTTCCAGATCTCGACGTCGAGCCGGCTCAGCACCCGTTGGCACAGTTCGGCCCGCAGTTCCTCTCCACCCGCGCAGATCATCCGCAGGCTGTCGCAACGCCCGAACTCCGGGTCGGCGGCCAGCAGCCGCAACATGGACGGCACGACCTGCAGCACGGTCGCCCGCCGGTCGAGGACGGCCTGGACCAGGGCCGCCGGGTCACGTCCCGCCTCGGTTCCGGCGACCGTCACCGCCGCGCCGCACGCGAGGGGCGCGAAGACCTCCCACTGCGCGGCGTCGAACGTCAGCGGGGTCTTCTGCAGCAGTCGGTCCGCTGGTGACAGCCCGAGCCGGTGGACGCTCCACCGCACGACGTTGGCGATCCCGGCGTGCTCGACCACCGCGCCCTTCGGTTCGCCGGTCGAACCCGAGGTGAAGATCATGTACGCCGCGTCACGCGAACCCGTCCGGACGGCGTACGGGTCGACCGCGTCGGCGTCCGGGTGGTCGAGTTGGTCGGGCCGTCGCACGGTGACGTCCGGTGGGAGGTCGACGTCCGACAGCGGTCGGTCGGCGACGACCGTGCGGGCGCCGGCGAGGGCCACCGCGCGCCGCAGGCGACGCGCCGGGTGCAGCGGGTCGAGGGGCAGGTAGCAGCCGCCGGCCAGCCAGGTGCCGAGCAGGATCGCGACCAGCTCGGGTCCCGGTCGCACCAGGACCCCGACCACCGACTCCGCCCCTACGCCCAGGGACCGCAGCGCGCCGGCGATCCGGCCGGCGCGCTCGACCAGCGCGCCGTACGTGAGGTCGCCTTCGGCGGAGAGCACCGCGGGTGCGTCGGGGTGTTCGCGCGCCCGTTCGAGGATCAGCTGCGGAAGCAACAGGACCACCAGCCTGACCGGTTACGAGGGTTCGGTTCGGACGCTCAACGGCCGCATGTCGGTCCACACCTCGGCGATGTGGGCCAGGCAGTGGTCCCGCCCGCCCACCACGCCCTCCGCCCGCCACCCGTCGGGCGCCTCGCGGTCTGCGGGCCAGATCGAGTACTGCTCCTCGTGGTTGACGACGACCTGGTAGGCGTCGTCGGTGACCGTGTCGCTCACCGGTTCTCCTTTCGTCGCAGCCACATCAACCGCCGTCCACGCCCGGAACCCGTTGCAGGAAAGGAAAGGCGGTGGTGGTCAGGCGGACTCGCAGTTCGCTGAGGGTCGGCAGGTCGGTCGGCAGACCGAGGTCGGTCAGGACGTCGCGCAGCCGGGCCGGACCGCGTGCGGTGAACTCGTCCAACACCGCCCGCGCGGGTCCGTCCGGCGGTCGCACCGGGTAGGGCGCGTTCCGGCCGGAGGCGCGGTACGAGCCGTCCGCCTGTCGGACCAGCACCTCGCAGTCGAGGTTCGCCGCCACGAAGCGCTGTTCGGCGAACCGGTCGAGCACCTCCGCTTCGCCGCGTCTCGGCCGCGCACCGGCCGGCCTCAGGTAGAACCAGAGGATCGGCGAGCGCTCCAACTGCACCAGGTTCGTCACCTGCCACCGCTCGACGTCGGTCAGCGACAGGTACCGCCGCTGGAGTGCGGTGTCGGCGAACCGGAGGTTCCAGTCGACGCACTGGCGTCCCACGTCGAACTGGTTGACGCACGGCAGCGCCAGTTCGAGCCCGCACCCACCGGCCATCGCGTCCAGCTCGGCGACCGTGAAGGTGTGCATGACCGGCTGGATGAGGGCATCGGCGGCGGCGGCCTCGAAGTGCGCCACGCCGGAGAAGCCGGGCTTCATCCGGGCGACCAGGTCGGGTCGGGCGTCGAGGATGTGCCGGGCCGCGGTCATCGCGGCGTCGAAGTCCGCACCCGCCTCCCCCGTCGCCGGGGCGAGCAGCCGCACCGCCTTCTGCACGGCGATGGCCTCGGTGCAGTGGTAGCGGTTGTAGACCATCAGTTCGAGCAGACCGTCAGGGGCCAGCGCGGCGGCGACCCGGGCGAGGGTGGCGGCCGGGTCCGCGTTGTGGTGGACGACGCCGGTGGAGATCACGTGGTCGAACTCGCGGTCGTACGTCACGTCGTTGATGCTCTCGACCTGGAGGTCGAGGTTCGTCACGCCGAGCCGCTCGGCCAGCTGCGCGGACGCCGCGACCGACTCCGGCGAGACGTCACTGCCGACGACGTGCGCGTCGGGGAACCGCAGCGCGGTCAGCACCGCCTGGTTCGTGCCGCAACCGGCGACCCAGATCCGGGGACGTTCGGGCAGGACGTCACCCGTCCAGTCGCCGGCGCTCTGGCCGAGCGCGGTCCGCTCCACCGACGGGTCGACCCGTCGCCGCACCGCTTGCGGCGGCCACGGGTACTGGAATCGGGAGTAGAACTCGGCGTTGACCGCGTCCACCGGCTTGCCCTCGGCGACCAGGTCCACGTTGTCGTGGCTCGGAGTCGTGTACGTCTGCGCCACGCGGAATCCCTCCAGTGGATCGGATGCGCCGTTGGTCAGCGGGTCGGCGCCGGTGCGTCGGTGTGCTCGCCGCGCCAGAGCTCGCGGACCGCCGCAGGCCAGCCGTCGGGGTCCGTGCCGTGCTGGCAGAGCACCGCGTACACCAGGCGTTCGAGGCCGAACCCGGCACATCCGCTGAACAGGGGCGCGCCACCGGCGGAGGCGATGTCGAACCCGCGGCAGAAGTGGTCGCCGTGGAAGTTGAAGGAGCCCACCGCCACGTCGCCGTCCGGGCGCAACCGCAGGCGCAGCTCGTACTTGAGCTCCAGCCGCCGCTGCGACCACTCCTTCGCCGCGCTGTCCGCGCCGATGAAGAACGGATCGCTCGCCACCTCGCAGTACCCGTCGAGGCCGAGCTCGTCCACCAAGGCGAAGACCAGCTCCATCAACCGTTCCCGGGCGTCGAGCACCTCGGTGCGCCCGCCGATGAACACGGTTTCGCGGATCGTGAAGTCCCACAACCGTTCCAGGGTCGTGGCGTACCGCGACTCGTGGCGGAACGACTTGCCACGCGATGTCACCACGTGGACCGGACCGGTCGGCAGCACGCGGTCCCGGTACTGGCCGAAGGTGTGGTAGCACATGGTCGGCGGCAGGCAGTAGTCCACGTTGCGGCACAGTTCGAGCGTGGCGCTGTCCACCGCCGGGGACTCGGTGTACGAGCGCTTGAAGTCGCGGTACACGTCCAGGTCCTCGTGCAGCCGGGTCACGAACATGAGGTTCTGCGGGAACGCACCGGGGTAGCCGGCCGCGTCGAGGACGTGGGTGGGCACCAGCGTCGGGTACTGGTACTCGACGGCGCCGAACTCCTCGACCACGAGCCGCCGGATGCGCCGGTCCAGGCCCGCCGCCAGCGAGATGAGCGGCTCGCCGATCGCGATCTGGCCCTCACCGGACTCGCTGACCAACCCCGCCGCGAGCAGAGCCGGGTACACGTCGTGCGCCGCGACCCGCTCGGCCGACGTCCACACCACCTTGACCGGCGGCTGCGGCCCGGTGCCCAGGTCGTCCTCCACCAACGTGTTCAGCTTCGCCGACAGCGCGGCCTCGTCGACCGCCACGGCGCTGAACAGCCGCACCGCACTGACCACGCCGTCCTCGATGACCAGCCGGAAGGACGCGATCTGCGGTGAGACAAAGAATATGCGTCGCTCCAGCTCCGCACCCCGGCCTGCCGGAACAGGCGAACGCAGC
This is a stretch of genomic DNA from Saccharothrix ecbatanensis. It encodes these proteins:
- a CDS encoding non-ribosomal peptide synthetase, with translation MVLLLPQLILERAREHPDAPAVLSAEGDLTYGALVERAGRIAGALRSLGVGAESVVGVLVRPGPELVAILLGTWLAGGCYLPLDPLHPARRLRRAVALAGARTVVADRPLSDVDLPPDVTVRRPDQLDHPDADAVDPYAVRTGSRDAAYMIFTSGSTGEPKGAVVEHAGIANVVRWSVHRLGLSPADRLLQKTPLTFDAAQWEVFAPLACGAAVTVAGTEAGRDPAALVQAVLDRRATVLQVVPSMLRLLAADPEFGRCDSLRMICAGGEELRAELCQRVLSRLDVEIWNLYGPAECSIDVAAGRFDPAQHTGTVPIGRPVDDVRCLLLTPDGRPAATGEVAELHVCGVGVGRGYRGDPALTAQRFLPDVTGPAGARMYRTGDLARERPDGSLEFVGRADAQVKVNGIRIEPGEVEAAVLTHPGVVDAAVRAVVDQSGAARLAAYVVTTPDGSVDDLAAHVRDHLPPSLVPTVVTEVAALPRTSSGKIDRARLPEPDWTLAPAGPRPLTPLQRIVRDAWRQVLGVADGIGPDDDFFRVGGHSLMMTRLAPRLVEASGLDLDVADLYRAMTVRAQADVLARAMAARPVPRLPDGARLPLSPAQERFWLLDRMRPGSPEYLLPVVVRLPAGIPADTVRQALTRLAERHDVLRSRYLMDADGLHAVVDVAPTVALRVASTADRVADVLAAEFATGFDLRHGPLWRSVLLPGAGDAKLLLVLHHVIGDGWSAGLLDRETRELVAASAEGRAPRLPELPLRYVDVVAWQRARTGPQQQADDVEYWRRELAGLPVLDLTGGRARDPRRRTDGAAVALDIPAETAGPLLELGREAGATPFMTFLAVWSLVLAHSSGQWDFGVATPHAGRTRPESHDLVGPFVNTVVIRPRLTPELTFSDALRHVQRTCRAAFAHHATPFEAVVEAVRPQPDPARTPLFQVLFAFVDGLLGERPHDDDVDLVRDAWSVARTDLTLTMWRHDDGRFGCALEYATALYDRAAVDALLRRLRQAAAWCAARPDVPLGDLDLDLDGVADDRPPMSPHRRTILGLFRELLQRQDIGVDQSFFDEGGTSLHAARLLWSVENAFGVEVPMRAIFDQPTAAGLAAVVEELVRAEIDDMRVPSSGPREENTR
- a CDS encoding MbtH family protein translates to MSDTVTDDAYQVVVNHEEQYSIWPADREAPDGWRAEGVVGGRDHCLAHIAEVWTDMRPLSVRTEPS
- a CDS encoding class I SAM-dependent methyltransferase translates to MAQTYTTPSHDNVDLVAEGKPVDAVNAEFYSRFQYPWPPQAVRRRVDPSVERTALGQSAGDWTGDVLPERPRIWVAGCGTNQAVLTALRFPDAHVVGSDVSPESVAASAQLAERLGVTNLDLQVESINDVTYDREFDHVISTGVVHHNADPAATLARVAAALAPDGLLELMVYNRYHCTEAIAVQKAVRLLAPATGEAGADFDAAMTAARHILDARPDLVARMKPGFSGVAHFEAAAADALIQPVMHTFTVAELDAMAGGCGLELALPCVNQFDVGRQCVDWNLRFADTALQRRYLSLTDVERWQVTNLVQLERSPILWFYLRPAGARPRRGEAEVLDRFAEQRFVAANLDCEVLVRQADGSYRASGRNAPYPVRPPDGPARAVLDEFTARGPARLRDVLTDLGLPTDLPTLSELRVRLTTTAFPFLQRVPGVDGG